CTCCCCACCGTCGCTGACCGTCGCGGACGACCGCACCGTATCGTAGGTCGGCGGCGTCACGGCTCGAACGGCGCCCTCCACGACCGACTCGGGGTCTACGCTTCCGAGTTCGGCGTCCGTGCTGAGTACGAGGCGGTGGGCGAGGACCGACTCGGCCAGCGCCTTCGGGTCGTCCGGAATGACGTACTCCCGTCCCTTGATGGCGGCCCGCGCCTTCGAGGCGAAGAGGAGATGAATCGAGGCACGGGGAGAGGCACCGTGGGCGGTGTCGGCGCTGTCCCTGGTCGCTTGAACGATATCGAGGATGTAGTTCCGAATCGACTCGTCGACGTAAACGTTTTCGACGACAGTTCTCGCCTCTGCGATATCGTCGAGGGACACGGCCTGTTGAACCTGGTCGGGCCGCAGACCGGGCGTCTCGTCGAACCGCTCCAACAGCGTCTCCTCTAAGTCGCGCTCCGGAAGGTCTACGGTGAGTTTGAGTTGGAACCTGTCGCGTTGGGCTTCCGGTAGCGCGAACGTCCCTTCCATGTCGATGGGGTTCATGGTGGCGACGACCATGAACGGGTCCGGGAGCGGATACGTTTCGCCCTCGATAGTCACCTGCTCTTCCTGCATGGCCTCCAAGAGCGCGCTCTGCGTCTTCGGGGTCGCACGGTTGATTTCGTCCACCAGGACCAGATTCGCGAAGACGGGTCCGCGCTTCGTCTCGAACTCGCCGGTCGTCTCCCGGTATATCTTCGTTCCCGTGATGTCCACGGGCATGAGGTCGGGAGTCATCTGGATCCGCTGGAAGTCGAGTCCGAGCGTGTTAGCGAACACGTCGGCGATTGTCGTCTTCGCGACGCCGGGGACGCCTTCGAGCAGAATGTGACCGCCGGTGAGAAGCGAGACGGTAAGTTCTTCGAGCACCTGTTCGTTCCCCACGAGGACCGTCGCGGCTTCGGTTCGAACCGTCGTGTACAGCGACTGTGGATCGGTCATTGTTCCGGGGAGTTTCGTTGTTCTATATCAAACATTGTTCTTATTTACCACTTCTGGTCTATCGAGGCGCACGCCGCAAACCAGTGCCGGCGCGGATCGGGTAGCTGTCGGCTATTCATCGCGGCTCCGATTGTAAACGAACGCGACGAGACCGATACTCGCGAACCCGACGACGGCGCGGAGCGCGTTCGACTGACGGACGGCGGCCGCGGCGGCGGTGAGCGGCGGGAGCCCGCTTCGGTGTGAGTAATCGAGGAGGACCGTTTCGTGCCCCGAGAAGATGAGGCGGGCGAACTGCTCGTTCCCCGGTCGGTCGAGCATCGCGTTGATGAAGACGCTCGGATCCGAGACGACGACGACGCGCCCGTCACCAACTGCCTCCAGCGTGACGACCGGGTACGTGTCGATCGACTCCGCACTGTCGAGGGAGCCGTTCCGGTTCGTGTCGAGGTAGGCGAACGGGGAACTGTTCACCAGAACCCGCGAGCCGTTCGGCCGGAGTGCAGTCCCGTGGTTCAACGTGAGTTGCGACACCTCGCCGGTCAACGGGTGTTCCGAAACCTCCGTCGCGACGACGATGTCGGGAGACCGGTAGTACTGACGCTCGTCGCGGAGCGGGCGCCCGTCGATTCGGGTTCGAGCGCCCACCGCGTCAAGGAGCGGGTTCGTGTGCGGACCGAAGTCCTCCGCGACGACGAGCGTTCCGCCCGACCGCACGAACTCGCGCACGCGTTCGGTCTCGGCCGGCGTGTACGGGCGGGTGGGAGAGAGGATGACGGCCACGCTCGACGTCGGGTCCACCCGCGCGTATTCGGTCGTGTTCGTGACGATTGTCGAGTCGGCATCCACCGCCGACGCCTGCTGTTGAAGCGACGACGTTCCCTCCCACGCGGAGTTAGAGACGCTGAACGCGCTCGAAGACGTGCTCGCGACCGCACCGACCGAGACCAGCATCGACAGCGCCAGTCCGACGAGCAGCAGACGCGGGAGGTCTACGTCTGGAATTCGAACCATTCAGCCACCTCGTGCACGCGGGACCGTCCGCACTCGCCACGCTCCGGAGTCGAGCGGAGCCGTTTCTGTGCGCCACACCGCCCGAGACGCGGGAGGTACCAGGGAGTAACCGTTCGGCAAGTCCGACGCGGCGGAACTCCCGTCGGCACACCGCGATTCGAAACGCTTCCGGCCGAAGATAGCCGCTGAAAGCCGGCGGGCGACGCGGTGGTTCGAAGAACATCGACGCTCGACGGCCATGATAGGTCACACGGCGTGACGTCATTAGAAGGTACCGTCCGTTTGACACGCAATTCGAACCGGGACAGTCGTCTGGTCTGACGCGAGAAGTCGCTCACGTCTACCCGTCCGCGACGACGATAGCGCCTTTCATACCCATCGACCGATGGGGTTCGCAGACGTAGGTGTACGTTCCGCTGGTGTCGAACGTGTAGGTGTACGTCGCTCCCTCGTTGACGATTTCGGGATGGCCCTCCCAGTTCGCACCCTCGGGTTGCGCCGTCGGAACGACGTTGTGGGTGTCTGAGACCCACTCGAAGGTCACGGTCGTCCCGGGCGAAACTCGCACCGCCGCCGGACTGAATCCGTACGGTCCGCTGTTGATCTCGGAACCGACCGTGACCGTTACCGAATCCTGTCCGGTTTCGTCGACGACTCCGTCGTAGTTGCTGACGTTCTCGAAGAATCCGTCGAACTGGGCGGTTTCACCGCCGTCGCCGCTCTCACTGGTGGTGTCGCTTCCACCCGGACTCTCGTCCTCGCCGTCGCCGGTACCTGCGCACCCGGCGAGTAAGCCGGTCGCCGCGAGACCGGCCAGACCCGAGAGGAATCGCCGCTTCGACCCCGTCCACGTCCCGTCCTTCGGATTCGAGCGTTCTCCGGCCCGACCGTCCGCGGGTCGGCTCGTCGTCCTGCGAGATGTCGTCTCGTCCTCGCTTCGGTCTCGTCGGTCGGTATCCGAACCACCGCTGGTCGCGGATTGACGATGCTGAATTCCGATCATTTGGCGAGTTGCCTTCTCATGTTTCGTTGTCTCGCTGGAGGTATGGTGAGCTCATTTGGTATTCTGAGAGGGAGGCGCTGGGATTCGGTCGGCTCGGTCGGAATGCCCCCGTGTCACGCGTTTCTCGACACGTAATTTCGGTACCATCGAGTAAAGATTGCTGTTACGGTTCTCACAGACGTGTCGATACTCTCAGCCGGTGAGGTTTCCGTGCGAAATCAGGGCCTCACAGCGGAAACACGGCGGGGGAAACGGAGTGCCGATTCGATTGAATCGATGATCGATTTGGAAGTATCAGATATGGGGCGTGTATCGATATCCCCTGCATCCTGCAGAGAGGCCCGAGGCGAAAACGCAACCCGCGCTTCCTCGGCAATCGGTACTCCATCGATTCTTCGGCGAATACGCCAATTCAAGAGTTGTCTTCGCCGAGGTGCGCGTATGCATGGAGCCCACTCGGGTAGTTGTGCCACACTTACCGTTCGGTGATGGCAGACTGGATGTTTAACGGGTTAGCAAGATTTTATCGAACAGATTCTGCTGCCAAAGTAGTCAATAACATTCCAGGTTGAATCGACCGCGTCGTACGTCCGCGAACTGAGCGGGTCGAGTGAACAACAACCGTCGAACTTTGGTTCGCTCAGCGGGGGTTCGGTACACAGATCATATCGAGGATATCGGTTACGTGGGAGTATCGTCGCCGCAGACGACGAAGGTTCCCGTAACGTCGACGCGACCCGTGACGGAGAGGAAGAACAACAGACGATGGACCGAGATACCGGCCGGTCTATGGATCCTCGCTCAGTACGTCTCCCACTCGCTCACCTAACTCCTCGGCCTCGATGTACGAGTACGCTTCCCGAGTAGTGCTCAGCGACTTGTGCCGAAGTACGTCCTGCGCCAACCCGCGGTCCGTCCGATAGAGTTCGTCGCCGAGTCCGCGACGGGCGCCGTGCGGAAGCGGCGGTTTTCCGTCCACATCCACGCCGGTCGCCTGCGCGACGCGTTCGAGGATGCGGCGCACGCCCTCGGTGGTGACGGCGGGCGGGGCGATACCGCGGTCTCGGAGAACGTCGTCGACGTCGGCGTCTTCGAGGAGAGCGTTCGCTCGCTCCTCACCCAACGTCTCACGCGCGGCGGCGTACTTCGACGGCGCGTGACTCGTCGGGAAGACGGGCCACGTCCCAGAGGGAGGGTTCTGGACCGTTCGCCACCGCTGTAGTGCCTCGCGGGCCTGCTTCGGTACGGAGACGTCCTCCCACTCTTGGGCCTTGCCCCAGACGCGGAACGTCCACGCGTCGGTATCGACGCGGTCCCACGTGAGCCCCTGCCTTCCCTCGCGGTCGTCGCCGCTCACGCGAAACACCTCCGCGCCGCGCACGCCCGTGTACGCGATGACGTGAACGAGGGCGCGATCTCGGACTTCCCCGTGCGCGTCCATCCCGTCGGCCTCGATGGCCTTGTACGCGCGGTCGTTCGTGTACTGAACGAGCCGTCGGCGGACGTCGGGCGACCAGAACTGTCGGTCGGGCTCTCGGTCGTCGCGGGGAAGCGGTTCGCGGGCGCGATTCGAGAGCGCGGGATTCCGCAGGAGGTCGCCGTCGCGAACGCAGAAGCTGAGAAATCCCGAGATGACGTTGAAGTACGTCCCCGCCGAGGAGGCGGAGATACCGCCAGCCTCGACTCGCTGGGCGAGTCGGTCCGCGTACCGTCGGAGCAGTTGCTCGCCCTCGTCCTCGAACGCCGCGAAGGAGTCTTTGCCGCGCCGACGGAGCCACGTCTCGAACTGCGAGAGCACGGACTCGGCGGTCGAAGAGTACTGCGCACTCTCGCCGCTGGCGCGGAGGTAGCGGCCGATCGCGGCGTCGATCTCGGACGTGTCGGCGGCGCGCTCGTCACCCTCCGTGGACACCGCTTCGTCGGGGTTCGACCCCTGGGGTTCCGGCTCGGACATCGGGTTGCTCGGTGTTTCGGCGTCGACGTTCTTAAATCTAAAACAAAGTGAACCGCCTCGGGGTCAAGCTCCGAGGCACTCGTCTTGTCACTTCTGTAGAACGTCCACCCCGACGAGTCGCAATTGCCGTACAACCGACGCCACCTTCTGAGCGGTCCCGTTCGCGGCGTCGGTGTTCTCGCGACCTACTGGGCCGGATGGTCTCGCACTTTTCTCACCGCAGCGTGGCGCGCCGACCCCTGCGGTTCTCGCGGACTCCGACGGTTCCGCGGGTCGAAACCGGAGCGAGTGGTAGTCTGAAACCGAGACTCGGAAACCGAGTCCTGAGAGCCGAGGCGTCTCGCGCGGCGAAGCGCGTACCCGTTCACTCCTCAGCAACGTACGTTCGGAGGTCCGCCTCCGAATCGATATCCCGGAGCACGCCCGCGTCGTCGACGTCCACAAACCGCGTTCCGTCGTGTTCCATCACGAGTTCGCGCCCTCCTCTGTCGCCGTCTACGTTGCCCAGCGCATCGAAGTGCCGCGCGTCGAACAGTACCGGATTCCCCCGTTTACCCTCGTACCGCGGTGCGACGATATCTCCCTCGCCGGCGCGATAGGCGTCGAGGAGGCGGTCGAGCGTCCTCGTTTCGACGAACGGCATGTCGCCGAGAAGGAAGACGGCGGCGTCCCAGTCCGCCTCGCGGGCGAACTCCACACCCGCGCGCACGGAGGTGCTCTGTCCGTCGGCGTAGTCGTCGTTGTACCGCGCCGGGAGGTCGAACGCCGAGAGCGCGTCGGCGACTGCGTCCGAGTCGTACCCGAGAACGACCGCGACCTCGTCCAGCGAGGACTGGACTGCGGTCCGCGCCGCACGGGTGACGAGCGGCGTCCCGTCTATCGCTTCGAGAAGCTTGTTCGACTCGCCGAACCGCGTGCTCCGACCGGCCGCGAGTACGACGCCACCGATGAGTGAATCGCCGGTCTCGTCCATGCCCGCGCGTTCGCTCCGCGCGCTACTGGCTCTTGTGCCGCGGCTAGCGTGTTCTCTCCGTCATTCCGCCGATTTCAGCCTCACAACCTCGGTCTCCGGCCAAGTACGGATACCGACGAGGGGACAGCGCCGACCCCGGTAGATTCACTTGTCTTTAGTGACCTAAAACAAAGTAAATTGGCGGACCTGCGAAACGTTCGTTTTCGGTGGGTAGCAGCCTGTACACAGTCGTTAGACGCACTTATGTATCTTATATCGCTATATCAAATCTCGTCGGTGGGGTGAGACTACGGAGGCTATAGAACGGTGGTAATGCGTAGATTTGGCTGAATCTGAGATGGAGAGCGACTTCGTTCTCGTTCCAGTCAGGGATAATATAACAATCCCAACTAGTCATGGCGAAAAGCCGCCAGCTAGACTGCACCGTCGTTCGTGAACCGACGGACACTCATCTCGAAGTCAACCTACTCGACTCCAGTCAGCTTCTTCAACAGCGTGAGAACCGTATTCGCGGTCACGACCGGTGACCGCTCGTACTCACCCGTTAGATCGGCTTGTACAAGGAGGTCGACCACTCTCCAATCGAATACAGCAGAGATGCGAACGCGAAGTGGAAGAACCGCAGCACGAAATTCTTCGACGTGGTGGCCGTCATGAACCGCTTGATGAACTTGTACCCACTCTCGATTTTCCACCGATAGTTGTACTCTCGAATCGCTCCCGCTGGCCCGAGGCCCCGAGCAGGCAAGCGGTAGTAGACGTCCCCCGAGTAGGCTCACTTCGAGATGTTGAGACAGACGTTCTTTAGTTGGGTGTAGTTGTGGACGGCTTGCGTTCCGTTCTCTCGACCGATGCCGCTGTCTTTGAAGCCGCCGAAGGGAGTCTCGTTGCCACCAGCGAACCACTCGTTGACGTAGATCTGGCCGGCGTCGACGTCGCGCGCGAAGCGGTGGGCTCTGCCCATGTCGGTTGTGATGACGCCGGCGACGAGCCCGTAGTCCACGTCGTTGGACCGCCGGATGGCCTCGGCTTCGTCATCGAAGGTGCTCACGGTCAGCACCGGCCCGAAGACCTCTTCCTGGAGGAGCCGTGCGTCCTGCGGGACGTCCGCAAACACCGTCGGTTCGACGTAATACCCCTCGCGGTCGAGCACTGCCCCACCGGTGAGCGGTTCGCCCACCTCCTCACGACCGACCTCGAGGTATTCCGCAACCGTATCGAGGTGGGTCGCCGAGACGAGCGGGCCGACATCGTGGTCGTCGATGCCCGGACCGATGGAGAGACCCTCGACAGCGCTGACGAGTTTGTCGAGATAGGCGTCACGTATCTCGTTTTGAACGATGACGCGGGAGGACGCCGAGCAGACTTGGCCGGAATTCGTCGCGAAGATGCCTTTGATCGTCTCGTCGACGGCGACGTCGAGGTCGGCGTCGTCGTAGACGACCAGCGGACTCTTGCCACCGAGTTCGAGGTGGGGTTCGGTGAGGTTCTCGATGGCGGCCTTCCCAACCTCGCGGCCGGTCGCGCTCGACCCGGTGAACGTCACACTCCCAATGTCGGGGTGCCCCGAGAGCGCCGCCCCCGCGGAAACGCCCTCGCCGGGAACGACGTTGACCGCGGCCGGTGGAACGCCGTTCTCGTGGAGAAGTTTCGTGAGTTCGAGCGCTCCGATCGGCGTCTCCTCGGCCGGCTTGACCACCGCCGCGTTCCCGGCTGCGAGCGCCGGAGCGACGCTCCTTGCGAAGAGGTAGGCCGGGACGTTCCACGGGACGATGTGGCCGGTGACACCGAGGGGTTCCCGAACCGTGTAGTCGACGTGACCGTCGTCCAGCGGGATGCTCTCACCCTCGATTTTGTCGGCCAGGCCACCGTAGTACTCGAAGTGGCGCGCGCAGCGCTCCACCTGCCCGACGGCCTCGGAGAGCGGTTTTCCGTTCTCGAGGGTTTCGATGCGGGCGAGTCGGTCCTTCTCGTCCCGGATGGCTCGGGCAACGTCGTTCAGTATCTCACACCGGCGGGCGGGAGTGTACCCGTGCCAGGTCTCGAAGCCGTCTTGGGCGACGTCGACGGCCTCGTTAACGTCGGCCTCGGTCCCAGAGGCGACCGTCGTCAACGGTTTACCTGTCGCCGGGTCGTGGACGGTGAGCACCTCGCCGGACGACGCCGCACGCTCGGTGCCGTCGATCAACACCCCGTACTCATCAGCAATTGCTGGTAGATCTGTCTGCATCGTACATCAACAATGCACGCAGACGCTCATAATAGTTCTTGTCAATATCGGAATGGAGGACAACATCCACTACCGGGAGACGAACTCGTTGGGGGCAACGCGCAGTTCGTCGAACGCACGGCCCGGATCGTCGACGAACTGACCTGCCCTGTGGCAAGCACCGAGTCGACTCAAAGTGTTCGTTCGGCCCCTGTTGTCAGCTCGTAACCGTCACGATGAGCTCCGACGGCAGACTGTTGAGATCGCTCGCTACAGAGAGAACCGACGCCGGGTGTGCCAAGTCACCGATTTATCGGTGGGTTCACTTCGCTCCGACGATAGTCACCGGAACTGGTGAATCAAGCGCCACCGACTGGGTGACGCTCCCGAAGAGCGCTTTGCCGGTGGGTGAGCGGTTTCGTCCGCACACCACGATCTCGTCCGCGCCTATCTCGTTCGCCAGATTCACGATCGACTCCGCGACTGGAACATACAGTTCGGTCTGTTCGATCGTGATGCCAGCAGCAGAGAGGACATCCACTGCTTCAATGACGCCCGGACTTTCCTCGTCGAAGCTGTCACCACCGGCATCGCTTGGCTCATCGCGATAGGCGTGAGCAACTGTCACGGTGACCTCATCTGTCTCACCGGGGAGCCCTAAGACGTACTGAGCTTGAGCAGCCGCCCGATCGATTTCGTCGTCTACCGGGAGGAGTATCTGATACATAGCATGGAATACGATACCTCGTGTCGATAAATACGTTCCCCCGGACTGCGGTCAGAAATGTCGACCCACCGCAGCCAGCGGGAGGTTCTCCACGTCGTGTGGGGTAGCCGGTCGTAGTGAGTGGATACCGAAGGAGCACCGGAAACGACACCGAAAGAACCCATAATTCGGTGTCCAGAGACCGCAACACCTACAATCGGGACGGGAATAATCGTAACGTATGCATGCAGTTCGCATAGCCGGTGCTGGCTCAACAGCGTTCGGTGCGTCTCCCGAACGGACCGGGCGCGACCTCTTCGGAGAGGCGGCCCGTATCGCCATCGAAGACTCGGGCGTCCCGAGGGCGGATATCGACCGCCTCTGTTACGGGAACTTCGCCGGAACGGTCACCGAACGGCAGGGACACCAAGGACCGCTGATGGCAGAGGCCGCGGGCGTGACCGCACCAGCGACACGGTACGAGAGTGCGTGTGCGTCGGGCGGCGTCGCACTCAGGAGTGGGGTCGAGGCGGTCCGGTCGGGAGCGGTCGACGTCGTCCTTGTCGGCGGGATGGAGCGGATGCACAACGTTACGACGGAGCGAGCGACCGAGGGACTGGCGATGGCGGCGGACGACCTCTACGAGAGTCGCGCCGGCGTGACGTTCCCCGGTGCGTACGCGCTCATGGCACGCGCGTACTTCGAGGAGTTCGGCGGGACGCGAGCGGACCTCGCCGCGGTCGCGGTGAAGAACCACCGCAACGCACTCGGAAACGAGAACGCCCAGTTCCAGCGGGAGATATCCACGACCGACGTTCTCGAAGCGCCCACCGTCGCCGACCCGCTCGGACTGTACGACGCCTGTCCGATCACCGACGGGGCAAGTGCGTGCGTCCTGGTCAGCGAGGAGTACGCGGAGAATCACGACCTGAACGCTTCAGTCTCGATTACGGGGTCCGGACAGGGCACCGACTCGCTCGCCTTGCAGAACCGAGAGTCGCTCACGCGGACCCCTGCGACGGAGCGAGCGGCGATGGTCGCCTACGACGACGCCGGGGTTGCCCCAGCGGACGTCGACCTGCTCGAAGTCCACGACTGCTTCACTATCGCCGAGGTATTGGCGCTCGAAGGGTTGGGGCTGTACGACCCCGGTGGTGCTATCGACGCCGCGACGTGCGGTGAGACGACACGAGACGGCGACCTCCCGGTCAATCTCTCGGGTGGGCTGAAGGCGAAAGGTCACCCGGTCGGGGCGACCGGCGTGAGCCAGGTCGTCGAGCTGACGAAGCTCCTCCGCGGCGACCACGTCAACAGTAGCGCGGTCCCCGACGCCTCCGTCGCCGTCGCCCACAACGCCGGTGGAACCGTCGCGAGTGCGACTGTCCACGTCCTCGAGGTGCGTTCCTGATGCGAGAACCGAGAGAAGAAGGCTACGACGACCTGCTCGACGCGCTTGAATCCGACACCGGCTACTACCTCTCCTGTCCGGCGGGCCACGGGTCGCTTCCCCCTCGACGGGTGTGTCCGCGCTGTGGCGACGACGAGCTATCGGAAGAGACACTGCCTGCAAGGGGAACGGTCGTCACGTTCACCGAGGTAGCTGTACCGGCCCCGGCGTTCGCTGGCCAGACACCCGTCGTACTCATCGCCGACTTCGGACCCGTCCGACTCACCGGAGAACTCCAGGACTGCTCGGACGTACTCGAAGTAGGGAGTGAAGTAATACCGACCGTCGTGTCGTCGTCGGGCGGTAACCGTCACGTCGGCTTTCGGCTCGCGTCCGAAGGCTGACCTCGGCGTCGTTCACTGTCCCGTTACGCTCCGTGCCGTCCCGTCTCAGTTCTTGAACGGTCCCGGTAGCACTATAGTGTCCTATCCTCGCATTGCGGGTATGCAGCGCACTTTCGACGAGGCGACACCGACCGTCGCGGAGTCGGCCTTCGTCTCGGAGCAGTCGTACCTGATCGGCGACGTCGTAGTGGGTGACCGTGCGAGCCTCTGGCCGTTCACGTGTCTTCGGGGAGACGGTGGCTCCACGGTCGTCGGCAGGGAGACGAACGTCCAGGAGTTCACCATGCTCCACGGCGCGATCCTCGGCGACGAGGTCACCGTCGGTCACAACGCCGTCGTCGATTACGCGACCGTCGAGGACCACTCCCTCGTCGGTATGGGGAGCCGTATTCTCCGGGATGCGACGGTCGAATCCGACTGCATCGTCGCCGCCGGTGCGGTGGTTCTACAGGGTCAGACGATTCCCGAAGGGCACCTCGCCTACGGCGCGCCGGCCGAGACGAAACCGATCACGGACGACCAGCGTGAGGAGATTGACCGCGTCCACCAGCACTACGTCGACCTCGGACGTCAGTACGGAGCGGCCGGTCAGTTCGAGTGACTGGAGAGTCCGGTTGATCGACTGCGGCGTTCGACCGGGACGTCTCGACGAATCCGCCACGTTAACCCCGATATTTTATATCTATTGCTGTGGCAACCTAGAGACGCGCAACCATGACAGACGGCACCCACGAAGAGCCATCCATCGTCCACGAACCGACCCGGGAGTTCGTCGAGTCGACGAACGTCTACGAGTTCATGCAGACGTACGACATCGACGACTACGACGAACTCATCCGCCGAACCACCGAGGAGGTCGACGGCGTCGAGGCGTCGGGCGTCGAGTGGTTCTGGGACACCATGCCGGAGTACCTCGGCATCGATTTCTACGAGCCGTACGAGACGATCCGTGACGACACCGACGGCCCCCAGTTCACCGAGTGGTATCCGGGTGGTGAACTCAACCTCGCACACAACGTGGTGGACCGCCACGCTGCCGCCGACGCTGAGACGAGAAACTCCGTCGCGTGTCTCTTCGAGGGCGAACCCGGCGACATCAGAGAGGTGACGTATCACGAACTCTCTCGACAGTCGAACAAGGTTGCGAACTATCTCGAATCGGTCGGCGTCGAGACCGGTGACACCGTGGGGATGTACATGCCGATGGTCCCCGAGGTCATCGCGATTCTGTACGGCTGTTTCAAAGTCGGCGCCATCGCGGTTCCGATATTCTCCGGATTCGGTGTCGAGGCGACGGCCACGCGGATCGAAGACTCGGAGTGCTCGGTGCTCTTCACGGGTGACGGTTTCTACCGGCGCGGCAAGTCACTCACGCTCAAAGAAGCGGCCGACGACGCCATCGACGAAGCGGGCCACGTCGAGCACACGGTCGTCTACGACCGCCTCGGCGACGACGCCGAGGTTCCGATGGGAGAACGCGACGAGTGGTGGGACGACGCGATCAAGGGCCACGACGACGAGTACGACACCAAATCGCTGCCCTCCTCACAGGAGTCGATGCTGCTGTACTCCTCGGGGACCACCGGCAAACCGAAAGGCATCGTCCACACCCACGCCGGCGTACAGCTACAGTGCGCCAAGGAGATCTACTTCGGATTCGACCACAAACCCTCGGACCGCTTCTTCTGGGTCTCGGACATCGGCTGGATGATGGGTCCGTGGACGATTATCGGCAATCACACCTTCGGTGGGACCGTGTTCATGTACGAGGGGGCGCCCGACCATCCCCAGCCGGATCGGTTCTGGGAGATGATCGACCGGCACTCGCTCTCGACGTTCGGTATCTCCCCCACGGCCATCAGAGCACTGCGCAAACACGGCGACGAGTGGGTCGAGGAACACGAC
This genomic stretch from Halogeometricum sp. S1BR25-6 harbors:
- a CDS encoding AMP-binding protein: MTDGTHEEPSIVHEPTREFVESTNVYEFMQTYDIDDYDELIRRTTEEVDGVEASGVEWFWDTMPEYLGIDFYEPYETIRDDTDGPQFTEWYPGGELNLAHNVVDRHAAADAETRNSVACLFEGEPGDIREVTYHELSRQSNKVANYLESVGVETGDTVGMYMPMVPEVIAILYGCFKVGAIAVPIFSGFGVEATATRIEDSECSVLFTGDGFYRRGKSLTLKEAADDAIDEAGHVEHTVVYDRLGDDAEVPMGERDEWWDDAIKGHDDEYDTKSLPSSQESMLLYSSGTTGKPKGIVHTHAGVQLQCAKEIYFGFDHKPSDRFFWVSDIGWMMGPWTIIGNHTFGGTVFMYEGAPDHPQPDRFWEMIDRHSLSTFGISPTAIRALRKHGDEWVEEHDLSSLRLLGSTGEPWDPESWQWFYEHVGGSEAPIINISGGTEICGCFLMPMPTQPLKPCSLGGPGLGMDIDIVDDSGNSIADTHERGFLVARDSCPSMTKSLWSGDERYLEEYWSTFTDPPLWNHGDWAQKDEDGFWFLHGRADDALNVAGRKVGPAEIEGVLTEHERVNQAAAVGVPDETTGTAVVTYVVLEDGFEGSDELRAELSTLVGEEYGKPFRPREILFVPEFPKTQSGKVIRRAISSIYQGEELGDMSSIENPESLDEIEAAS